From Gemmatimonadaceae bacterium, the proteins below share one genomic window:
- a CDS encoding ATP-binding protein: MTAVITVPASLDEQSFEQVLEQLAPLAPDAKVLVDARHCRFATPYGLTGLLCLAQSRAEKPDFAPPTDEKVQSYWSRSSFFRYAEELFTMRGAVMKQRVQQDSDTVLEITPIAKSEDVHAVVERVKDRATHILTTKLHLEARSTMGFALSLSEACQNIVEHAQRGGWVAVQAYDWGKRRVGRWVVLIAVADAGQGFKRSLETSRARAIAGDRWNDAEALEAALTQGHSRHPEAGRGQGLKGIKGYVHRHDGKLSIRSGSARINLLPSWDSTPAREESLTPFVGSQLQMIIPERVATP; the protein is encoded by the coding sequence GTGACCGCCGTCATCACCGTGCCCGCGTCCCTCGACGAGCAAAGCTTCGAGCAAGTGCTCGAGCAGCTGGCCCCGCTCGCCCCCGACGCCAAGGTCCTGGTCGACGCCCGTCACTGCCGCTTCGCCACCCCCTACGGCCTCACCGGCCTGCTCTGCCTCGCGCAGTCGCGCGCCGAGAAGCCGGACTTCGCACCGCCCACGGACGAAAAGGTGCAGTCGTACTGGTCCCGCTCCTCGTTCTTTCGCTACGCCGAGGAGCTGTTCACGATGCGCGGCGCGGTGATGAAGCAGCGCGTGCAGCAGGACAGCGACACGGTGCTGGAGATCACGCCCATCGCCAAGAGCGAGGACGTGCACGCCGTGGTGGAGCGCGTGAAGGACCGCGCCACGCACATCCTCACGACCAAGCTGCACCTCGAGGCGCGTTCGACGATGGGCTTCGCGCTCTCGCTGTCCGAGGCCTGCCAGAACATCGTCGAGCACGCACAACGCGGTGGTTGGGTGGCCGTGCAGGCCTACGACTGGGGCAAGCGCCGCGTCGGCCGCTGGGTGGTGCTCATCGCCGTGGCCGACGCGGGCCAGGGTTTCAAGCGTTCACTCGAGACCTCGCGCGCCCGCGCCATCGCCGGTGACCGTTGGAATGACGCCGAGGCCCTGGAGGCGGCGCTTACGCAGGGACACAGCCGGCATCCTGAGGCCGGCCGCGGCCAAGGTCTCAAGGGCATCAAGGGCTACGTCCACCGACACGACGGAAAGCTGAGCATTCGCAGCGGATCGGCGCGCATCAACCTGCTGCCCAGTTGGGACAGCACGCCGGCGCGCGAGGAGAGCCTCACGCCCTTCGTCGGTTCGCAGCTGCAGATGATCATCCCCGAGCGGGTGGCCACGCCGTGA